The Candidatus Dependentiae bacterium genome includes a window with the following:
- a CDS encoding 30S ribosomal protein S1: MNRKALASIRKAADNNLVLLDEALVVSSDITQQIEDLYADASGKFKSGKLITGKVVAKSSDGILVNIDYKSDGLVANNEFSDFELDKIHVDDFIEVLIDQAEDEDGNVVLSYQKAKSLKAWDRLAELAAADEPVKGVVTHKVKGGLSVDVGIPAFLPGSQVDTARVNNFDQFLGEEVFCKIIKINRRRGNVIVSRRKYLESLRSEEKKSALETLTEGQVIEGIVKNITNYGAFVDVGGIDGLLHITDISWGRIAHPGEMLKVGDKLNVKVLSFDKEHEKISLGMKQLASNPWENIEGQYPVGTVLEGAVSNIADYGLFVEVAKGVEGLVHISEVSWTERIHNLQRHYQVGNKIKVMVLAIDREGGRMRMRLSIKRLDEDPWKVVFDKFKVGDVVEGAVTNITDFGIFVQLHDGVDGLVHISDISWTDHVIHPSDRYKKADVLKVVILGIDKDNKRISLGIKQLDRDPWEYIEEEFPMGKIVKGTVSKVTSFGAFIRFNSGVEGLVHISEITNKDVENVEGLITVGAEYEFKVVRANKTERKLGLSLRAVTEPEETAKAIARDGNKGSYAENASAGAPRPERSERSFERSERPERHDRDRSDRTDRSDRSERRGSQDNSRQPRPDATPLKGSLQQALEDHMRDGKK, translated from the coding sequence ATGAACAGAAAGGCCCTTGCCTCTATCCGTAAAGCTGCGGATAATAATCTTGTCCTGCTGGACGAAGCCCTTGTAGTAAGTAGTGATATAACTCAGCAGATCGAAGATCTGTATGCTGATGCATCGGGTAAATTTAAATCCGGAAAATTAATCACCGGTAAAGTTGTTGCAAAATCAAGCGATGGCATCCTTGTAAATATTGATTACAAATCGGATGGTCTTGTTGCTAATAATGAATTTAGTGATTTTGAATTAGATAAAATTCACGTTGATGACTTTATCGAAGTTTTGATTGATCAAGCTGAAGATGAAGATGGAAACGTTGTTTTGTCGTACCAAAAAGCTAAATCATTGAAGGCTTGGGATCGTCTTGCGGAGCTTGCAGCTGCTGATGAACCTGTTAAGGGTGTTGTTACTCATAAGGTTAAGGGTGGCTTGAGTGTTGATGTTGGTATTCCTGCGTTCTTGCCGGGATCTCAAGTTGATACAGCTCGTGTAAACAATTTTGATCAATTCCTTGGTGAAGAGGTCTTCTGTAAGATTATTAAAATTAATCGACGTCGAGGTAATGTGATCGTTTCTCGTAGAAAGTATCTTGAAAGTCTTCGTTCGGAAGAGAAGAAGTCTGCTCTTGAAACATTGACTGAAGGCCAAGTAATTGAAGGTATCGTAAAAAATATCACAAATTACGGTGCGTTTGTTGATGTTGGCGGTATTGATGGCTTGCTTCACATCACAGATATTTCATGGGGCCGTATTGCGCATCCAGGTGAAATGTTGAAGGTTGGAGACAAACTTAATGTTAAGGTTCTTTCGTTTGATAAAGAACATGAAAAAATCTCCTTGGGCATGAAGCAATTGGCTTCTAATCCATGGGAAAACATTGAAGGTCAATATCCAGTTGGTACCGTTCTTGAAGGCGCTGTTTCAAATATTGCTGATTACGGCTTGTTTGTTGAAGTTGCTAAAGGCGTTGAAGGGTTGGTTCATATTTCTGAAGTTTCATGGACCGAGCGTATTCATAATCTTCAACGACACTATCAAGTTGGGAACAAGATTAAAGTCATGGTTCTTGCAATTGATAGAGAAGGTGGACGTATGCGCATGCGTTTGAGTATCAAGCGTCTTGATGAAGATCCATGGAAAGTTGTCTTTGATAAATTCAAAGTTGGCGATGTTGTTGAGGGCGCGGTTACTAATATTACTGATTTTGGTATCTTCGTTCAATTGCATGATGGCGTTGATGGATTGGTTCATATTTCTGATATTTCATGGACCGACCATGTCATTCATCCTTCAGATCGTTATAAAAAAGCAGATGTTCTTAAAGTTGTTATCCTTGGTATTGATAAAGACAACAAGCGTATTTCTCTTGGTATCAAACAACTGGATAGAGATCCGTGGGAATATATCGAAGAAGAATTCCCAATGGGTAAAATTGTTAAGGGAACTGTTTCAAAAGTTACAAGCTTTGGAGCATTTATTCGCTTTAACAGTGGCGTTGAGGGATTGGTTCATATTTCCGAAATCACCAATAAAGATGTAGAGAATGTTGAAGGCTTAATAACTGTCGGCGCAGAGTACGAATTTAAAGTTGTACGTGCAAATAAAACTGAGCGAAAGTTAGGTTTAAGTTTGCGTGCGGTTACAGAACCTGAAGAAACAGCTAAAGCGATTGCTCGTGATGGTAATAAGGGTAGCTATGCTGAAAATGCTTCAGCTGGCGCACCTCGCCCAGAACGTAGTGAGCGATCTTTTGAGAGATCTGAGCGTCCTGAGCGTCATGACAGAGA
- a CDS encoding UTP--glucose-1-phosphate uridylyltransferase codes for MKVIIPAAGLGQRLLPLTKSLPKEMLPLLDKPAAQYIVEEGIRSGIEDFIVVVNKHKKLLEDHFDASSEDYLATIEASGNSAALEVINKIVKRAHFAYLRQPEPRGLGHAVALAARFISEHYFGVMLPDDIIISPQPCIGTLAKIAQQEKGNVIAIQEVPDDLVSRYGIVSFKKQLTPNLFQVKDLIEKPSKSDAPSNFAIVGRYVLSSSLFEHYKSHQNTEGEIQLTDIIKSMVQAGERLFAYRVQGTVLDAGTPLGYLKSVINLALKSHTYGKDIREYIELLTQETPLTKEFVIPEDKIKRNITKNV; via the coding sequence ATGAAAGTTATAATCCCTGCTGCGGGGCTTGGCCAGCGACTTTTGCCCCTGACAAAATCATTGCCAAAAGAGATGCTTCCGTTGCTTGATAAGCCTGCAGCACAATATATCGTCGAAGAAGGAATCCGATCTGGAATCGAAGATTTTATCGTTGTTGTTAATAAACATAAAAAGTTACTCGAAGACCATTTTGATGCATCGTCAGAAGATTATCTTGCAACAATCGAAGCTAGCGGAAACTCTGCGGCGCTTGAAGTCATCAATAAAATAGTTAAACGCGCGCACTTTGCATATCTTCGACAACCTGAACCAAGAGGCCTTGGTCACGCTGTTGCACTTGCGGCACGATTTATCAGTGAACACTATTTTGGCGTTATGCTCCCCGATGATATTATCATTAGCCCTCAGCCATGCATTGGAACTCTTGCTAAAATCGCTCAACAAGAAAAAGGTAACGTTATCGCTATCCAAGAAGTTCCTGATGATTTAGTTTCTCGATATGGCATTGTGAGCTTTAAAAAACAACTCACCCCAAATCTCTTTCAAGTAAAAGACTTGATCGAAAAGCCATCAAAAAGTGACGCTCCTTCAAACTTTGCAATTGTTGGGAGATATGTACTTTCATCATCACTTTTTGAGCACTACAAAAGCCACCAAAACACTGAAGGCGAAATTCAACTCACAGATATTATCAAGTCAATGGTACAAGCTGGTGAACGTCTTTTTGCATATCGCGTACAAGGAACTGTTCTTGACGCTGGAACTCCTCTGGGATATCTAAAATCAGTTATCAATCTCGCCCTTAAAAGCCATACCTACGGAAAAGATATTCGCGAGTATATCGAGTTACTGACACAAGAAACCCCACTGACTAAAGAATTTGTTATCCCTGAAGACAAAATAAAACGCAATATAACTAAAAACGTCTAA
- the pheS gene encoding phenylalanine--tRNA ligase subunit alpha, giving the protein MNLKPQKKHVILSATKCLNNKEFSVLHPLLENAEQLLLNATEQCSSITTLDALENFRIQFLGRKGHLITLSETFNALPTEEKKIVGSRFQEIKKALENLHANKKKSLESIKPENKNHIDFSEIEAQKNHPGKLHAYTQVIERIENIFIPMGYTKFEGPEVEDEFHNFDALNVPTNHPARDMHDTLWVNNTKQLLRTHTSSVQIRALEEHGIPIAGFAPGRVFRHEAVDATHDIMFMQCEGIFIDKGINLSNLLGTAKHFLSSFFETKDLDIRIRPGFFPFVEPGLEIDMRCVFCKTGCSVCKKTTWIEVFPCGMIHPNVLKACNIDPEIYSGFAFGFGLSRIVMLYHGIDDIRHLSTGKIGFLKQF; this is encoded by the coding sequence TTGAACTTGAAGCCGCAGAAAAAACATGTGATACTTTCAGCAACCAAATGCCTAAATAATAAGGAATTTTCCGTGCTTCACCCATTACTCGAAAATGCTGAACAGTTACTTTTAAACGCAACCGAACAATGCTCATCAATCACTACGCTTGATGCTCTTGAAAATTTTCGCATTCAGTTTTTGGGACGCAAAGGACACCTTATTACTCTCAGCGAAACATTTAATGCTCTACCAACAGAAGAAAAAAAAATTGTTGGATCGCGCTTTCAAGAAATAAAAAAAGCTCTAGAAAACCTTCACGCAAATAAAAAAAAATCGCTTGAGTCGATAAAACCCGAAAATAAAAATCATATCGATTTTTCAGAAATCGAAGCACAAAAAAACCATCCCGGAAAACTCCACGCCTATACCCAAGTGATCGAACGGATTGAAAATATTTTCATTCCTATGGGGTATACTAAATTTGAAGGACCCGAGGTTGAAGATGAGTTTCATAACTTTGATGCACTTAATGTTCCAACAAATCATCCAGCGCGCGACATGCATGACACTCTTTGGGTAAACAACACCAAGCAACTCCTTAGAACCCACACCTCATCTGTACAAATTCGCGCACTTGAAGAACACGGCATCCCTATTGCAGGATTTGCACCTGGAAGAGTTTTCCGCCACGAAGCGGTTGATGCAACTCACGATATTATGTTTATGCAATGTGAAGGAATATTTATCGACAAGGGCATAAACCTAAGCAACCTTCTTGGAACGGCAAAGCACTTTTTATCATCTTTCTTTGAAACAAAAGATCTAGACATTCGAATTCGCCCAGGATTCTTTCCATTTGTGGAACCTGGACTAGAAATCGACATGCGGTGTGTTTTTTGCAAAACAGGTTGCTCTGTGTGTAAAAAAACAACCTGGATTGAAGTTTTTCCATGTGGCATGATTCATCCAAACGTTTTAAAAGCATGCAACATTGATCCTGAAATTTATTCAGGTTTTGCCTTTGGTTTTGGGCTCTCTCGCATCGTTATGCTTTACCATGGAATCGATGATATCAGACACCTAAGTACAGGAAAGATTGGATTTTTAAAACAATTTTAA
- a CDS encoding KH domain-containing protein translates to MLKELVESIVKKLVDNPSSVSVSEISGEQATIIELRVATEDLGKVIGREGRTARSIRTLVHAAAAKERKRAVLEILE, encoded by the coding sequence ATGCTTAAAGAGCTTGTAGAAAGCATTGTCAAAAAATTGGTGGATAATCCATCATCGGTTTCTGTTTCTGAGATTTCTGGTGAGCAGGCAACAATTATTGAATTGCGTGTGGCGACTGAAGATCTTGGTAAGGTTATTGGCCGAGAAGGGCGAACTGCTCGTTCAATTCGTACGCTTGTGCATGCTGCAGCGGCGAAAGAACGCAAAAGAGCGGTTTTAGAGATTCTTGAATAG
- a CDS encoding signal recognition particle protein, with the protein MIFWDFGVFSFLSEKLSSAIAFFGSKKKLSSSDIQEFLILVRKTLLDADVSLSVVTAFQGSLEKELQAIVVPKGTTLTDVMMQKLYLQIMQFLGGNRPKTEILKKIVAPSGMSRLMVVGLQGAGKTTTVAKLGNWIKDALRTKNKVGVASVDIRRPAASAQLQILSDRANLLFFPGVGSSVGAMVENMLQQAEAAGCDLFILDTAGRMHVDESLMQELQETKKAFQPTHTLLVLDGMSGQEAVATGRAFSDAVSIDSVVLSKIDSGARGGAAFGVSYDLKKPIYFMGTGEAVDDLDSFEPDRVASRIVGQGDMQGLMSRVERAMKHEAEVDSSAMVNRMMNGQMTLSDFSKQLSMVSSLGPMNKLMQFVPSMPGLGKVSADELSKKEGEFKKFRAIFSSMTKNELSGRSQLSPSRKQRIAQGAGVFVKDVDALLFKFEETKQFGRMIKKMGGFGSWFK; encoded by the coding sequence TTGATATTTTGGGATTTTGGCGTGTTTTCCTTCCTTTCAGAGAAATTATCTTCAGCGATTGCATTTTTTGGTTCCAAGAAGAAGTTGTCTTCATCTGATATTCAAGAATTTTTGATTTTAGTTAGAAAAACATTGCTTGATGCAGACGTTTCACTGTCCGTTGTTACCGCGTTTCAGGGTTCTCTGGAGAAGGAGTTGCAAGCAATTGTTGTTCCAAAGGGGACAACTCTTACTGATGTTATGATGCAAAAACTGTATTTGCAGATTATGCAGTTTCTTGGTGGTAATCGTCCCAAAACTGAAATTCTAAAAAAAATAGTTGCGCCTAGCGGAATGTCTCGTTTGATGGTTGTTGGCCTACAAGGTGCTGGAAAAACTACCACGGTTGCAAAACTTGGGAATTGGATAAAAGATGCCCTGCGAACAAAAAACAAAGTGGGAGTAGCGTCAGTTGATATTCGGCGTCCCGCAGCGAGTGCACAATTACAAATTTTATCTGATCGTGCGAATCTACTCTTTTTTCCTGGCGTTGGTTCTTCTGTTGGGGCTATGGTAGAAAACATGTTGCAGCAAGCGGAAGCTGCTGGTTGTGACTTGTTTATTTTGGATACTGCAGGTCGTATGCATGTAGACGAGTCTTTGATGCAAGAGCTGCAAGAAACAAAAAAAGCATTTCAGCCAACACATACGCTTTTGGTGCTTGATGGCATGAGTGGGCAGGAAGCTGTTGCAACGGGGCGAGCGTTTAGCGATGCAGTGTCGATTGACAGCGTTGTTCTTTCTAAGATTGACAGTGGTGCACGTGGGGGTGCTGCGTTTGGTGTTTCTTACGATCTTAAAAAACCTATTTATTTCATGGGAACGGGTGAGGCTGTAGATGATTTAGATTCATTTGAACCTGATCGCGTTGCGTCTCGAATTGTTGGACAAGGTGATATGCAGGGGCTGATGAGCCGTGTTGAGCGCGCGATGAAGCATGAGGCTGAAGTTGATTCTTCTGCGATGGTTAATCGTATGATGAATGGACAAATGACCTTAAGTGACTTTTCTAAGCAGTTATCTATGGTCAGTTCACTTGGCCCTATGAATAAGTTGATGCAGTTTGTTCCATCTATGCCTGGACTTGGAAAAGTTTCTGCAGATGAGCTTTCCAAAAAAGAAGGCGAATTTAAAAAATTTAGGGCTATTTTTTCTTCGATGACAAAAAATGAACTGAGTGGTCGATCTCAACTGAGTCCTTCCCGCAAGCAAAGAATTGCCCAGGGAGCAGGGGTTTTTGTTAAAGATGTTGATGCTTTGTTATTTAAATTTGAAGAAACTAAGCAGTTTGGTAGGATGATAAAGAAGATGGGCGGCTTTGGAAGTTGGTTTAAGTAG
- a CDS encoding NUDIX domain-containing protein, with translation MDKTYHSIIPAVFVVFKRGNTFLVGRRKGSWGNGLLCLPGGHVEQGESFRVAAKREMLEEVGLDIEIDNLVPLHVMHRKNQEGQERIDVYFMIESWSGEPVNKEPSKCFELLWIPFDQLPTDVVAILKDALSLSSRGVFYSEQW, from the coding sequence ATGGATAAGACATATCATTCGATTATTCCAGCGGTTTTTGTTGTTTTTAAAAGAGGAAATACTTTTTTGGTTGGTCGCCGAAAAGGTTCATGGGGTAATGGCTTGCTGTGTCTTCCTGGTGGTCATGTTGAGCAGGGCGAGTCTTTTCGTGTAGCTGCAAAAAGAGAGATGCTTGAAGAGGTTGGATTGGATATTGAAATTGATAATCTTGTTCCTCTGCATGTGATGCATCGAAAAAATCAAGAAGGACAAGAGCGGATTGATGTTTATTTTATGATTGAATCTTGGAGTGGTGAGCCGGTTAATAAAGAACCGTCAAAGTGTTTTGAATTGCTTTGGATTCCCTTTGATCAGCTGCCAACCGATGTTGTTGCTATTCTGAAAGATGCTTTGAGCTTGTCATCGCGAGGTGTTTTTTATAGCGAGCAGTGGTAA
- the rpsP gene encoding 30S ribosomal protein S16, whose protein sequence is MVKIRLSRTGVKNRPYNRIVAVDSRKKRDGACIETLGSYDPLRHEILSIDLDGINRWIATGAQPTDAVIKLMKLAKKA, encoded by the coding sequence ATGGTAAAAATTAGATTGAGCCGTACTGGTGTTAAGAATCGTCCGTATAATCGTATTGTTGCGGTTGATTCTCGTAAAAAAAGAGATGGTGCATGTATTGAAACGTTAGGTTCATATGATCCATTGCGTCATGAAATCTTGTCGATTGATCTTGATGGTATCAATCGTTGGATTGCAACTGGTGCACAACCAACAGATGCTGTTATTAAGCTTATGAAACTGGCAAAAAAGGCTTAA